CTGTTTCATGTTGCGACAACTTGAAACAGCAACAGCTGTGCCATTTTGGAACATTATTATTTGTGTCATTTTTAATCTTTAGCGACAGGGACGGCGCTTAGCTTTTTAGCCACTCTAAACACACGAAATAAAAAGGGAAAATATTTGAAGGTTTTCTAGAACGAGGTTTTTTTGCATTGGCATGCGCGTTGCTGAATGGGAGTGCAGAGGTTTTGCTCACCGCCCAACAATTTTAACCGTAGAGAAAGGAAACATGTCATGTCCAATGTCGCATCACAGATTGATCAGATGATTCTTCGAGCGCAAAAAGCGGCTCAACAATTCCAGGGGCTCACTCAGGAGGATGTCGAAAGAATTACCGAGGCCATGGCTTCCGCCGGCGTGGCCAGCAAGGAGCGACTGGCCGAGATGGCTGTCAAAGAAACCGGTATCGGCAAGGTAGCAGACAAAATCATTAAGAATAACTTTGGCACTCAGGTGGTCTACGACTACATGAAGGGGCAACCCTCGGTAGGAATCATTGAAGAAGATAACGGTATCATTTCGATCGCAGAGCCCTTTGGTGTGATTGCCGCAGTCACTCCGGTCACAAATCCCACATCGACAACCATGTTCAAAGCCCTGATCGCGCTCAAGGGCCGCAACGTGATCTGTTTTGCCTTTCATCCCAAGGCGCAGAACTGCAGCGTGGAAGCCGCCCGTATCGTGCTGGATGCTGCCGTTAAAGCCGGCGCTCCTGAGAATTGCATTCAGTGGATCGAAACCCCCTCCATTGAGGCCACCGACGCCCTGATGAGTCATCCGAATGTGGATATGATTATCGCGACCGGCGGCGGCGCCATGGTCAAAGCGGCGTACAGCTCTGGCCATCCCGCCCTCGGCGTCGGCCCAGGCAATGTCCCGGTGTTCATCGAAAAAACCGCGGATCTGCAGATTGCCATTCCCGATGTGATTGCTTCGAAAACCTTCGATAACGGAACCATTTGTTCCTCTGACCAGTCGGTGATTTTCGATGACGCCCAAGTAGCCGAAAAGGCTCTCCAATTATTCCAGAGCCAGGGTGCCTACCTGTGCAACAAAGAAGAAAAGGCCAAGCTCGAAGCCGTCATGTTTGACAAAGATAGAGGCGTGCCCTTCATCGGAATTGTCGGCAAATCACCGCAGTTCATTGCCGATCTGGCCGGCTTTTCGGTTTCCGAAGACATTAAGATGCTGATGGTACCGCTGGACACGACCGGTCCCGAAGACTGGATGAGCCATGAAAAACTGTCTCCGGTGCTGGGCTGGTACATTACCAGCAGCAAAGATGAGGCGATTGCCGCAGCCCGGTGTCAGTTGGAATTCGGCGGCGCCGGCCATTCCGCCGTTATTTTTACCCAGAATGAAGCAATCGCGCGGGAGTATGCCCTTTCCGTGCCGGCCAACCGGGTGGTCTGGAATCAGCCTTCGGTCCATGGAACGATCGGCGCACTTTACAACGCCTTTGTTCCATCCCTGACCCTGGGTTGCGGCGCTAAAGGGGGAAATATCACCACGGAAAATGTTGGCTACAAAAATCTTCTGAACATTAAGCGCCTGGCGCGCAGGAACGCGGCCTGATGAGGTGAGAGGCTCTGGGAAACAATCTTCGTGCCCCAGAGCCTCTACTGACAATGAGAGAAGGATAACAGCGGATTTAGGTCTTTTGGACAAATCAACTCATGCTGCCGGTATCCATGGTCAGGCCAATGCTTCTGCTTTTATGCCGCTTAATTTAATTTCAACATGGGGGCTGCTGTGAAAACTCTGATTACGCTGCTGTTCACCCTGCTGGCGCTTCCTGGCTGGGCAGGAGAAAACGGTCACCAGGTGATGGATATGACCGGCTCAGCGCTGGGTCTTTTCGCCCTGGTGCTGTTCGTCGGCGCCTATACCCTGGTGATCATGGAAGAAAAGTTGCACCTGCGCAAAAGCAAACCGGTGCTGCTGGCAGCCGGAATCATCTGGGTACTGGTAGCCATCGCGTTCAAGAAGGCCGGGCAATCGGAGGCTGCGCATCACGCCGTCATGCACAATCTGGTTGAATACGCTGAACTGCTGCTGTTTCTGCTGGCAGCCATGACCTATATCAACGCCATGGAAG
This window of the Desulfuromonas thiophila genome carries:
- a CDS encoding aldehyde dehydrogenase family protein; this translates as MGVQRFCSPPNNFNRRERKHVMSNVASQIDQMILRAQKAAQQFQGLTQEDVERITEAMASAGVASKERLAEMAVKETGIGKVADKIIKNNFGTQVVYDYMKGQPSVGIIEEDNGIISIAEPFGVIAAVTPVTNPTSTTMFKALIALKGRNVICFAFHPKAQNCSVEAARIVLDAAVKAGAPENCIQWIETPSIEATDALMSHPNVDMIIATGGGAMVKAAYSSGHPALGVGPGNVPVFIEKTADLQIAIPDVIASKTFDNGTICSSDQSVIFDDAQVAEKALQLFQSQGAYLCNKEEKAKLEAVMFDKDRGVPFIGIVGKSPQFIADLAGFSVSEDIKMLMVPLDTTGPEDWMSHEKLSPVLGWYITSSKDEAIAAARCQLEFGGAGHSAVIFTQNEAIAREYALSVPANRVVWNQPSVHGTIGALYNAFVPSLTLGCGAKGGNITTENVGYKNLLNIKRLARRNAA